CAATCCGGTGAAGTTCCGGATTGTCAGCGAAACAGACGGAATCCGTATCAGGCTCCGACGGGCACCTTCAGCATGCTGCTCAGCGCCTCGCTGAACTGGTCGTACCCGGCGAAGTCCAGCTGCTGCTCGTTGTCGCTCAGGGCGGTGGCGGGGCTGGGGTGCACCTCGACGTGAATACCGTCGGCGCCCACGGCCAGCGCGGCCTTCGCCAGGGGGATCAGCAGGTCGCGGCGACCGGCGGCGTGCGTGACGTCCACGATGACCGGCAGGTGGGTTTCCTTCTTGGCGATCGCCACGGCGCTCAGGTCCAGGGTGTTGCGGGTCCACTTCTCGTACGTGCGGATGCCGCGCTCGCACAGGATGACCTCGTTGTTTCCCTCCGACAGGATGTACTCGGCGGCGTACAGCCACTCCTCGATGGTGGCGCTCAGGCCGCGCTTGAGCAGCACCGGGCGGCGGGCGCGGCCCACCTCGCGCAGCAGCGCGAAGTTATGCATGTTGCGGGCCCCGACCTGCAGGATGTCGGCGTACTCGGCGACGATCTCCACGTCGCGGGTGTCCATGACCTCGGTAATGAACAGCATGCCGTGCTGCTTGGCCACGCGGTTCCCGAGAATCAGGCCGTCCACGCCCATGCCCTGGAAGCCGTATGGGCTGGTGCGGGGCTTGTACGCGCCGCCACGCAGGATCTTGATGCCCTTGCCCGCCAGGTACGCGGCCGTCTGCTCCATCTGCTCCTCGCTCTCGATGGAGCAGGGCCCGGCGATGATGGTCGGCAGCGAGTTCCCGCCGATGCGCACCCCGTCGATGTCCAGCACGGTGTCGTCGCTCTTGACCTTGCGGGATACCAGCAGCTGCTTCTTGTCGTTGCTCTCCTCGAGGTCCAGGCTGGCCTTGAAGATCTCCTTGAAGATGGCCTTCACGGCGGCGCCCGTGAACGGCCCCTGGTTCAGGCTCTCGAGTTCCTTGAGCTGCTTGTCCTCGCGGGCCGGGTCGTAGTGGTTGGGGCGGCCTTCCTGGGTCTTGGCGTGACCGATCTGCGCGACGACGTGGCCACGGCGGGACAGGAGCCCGAGAAGTTCACGGTTGATCTGATCGACCTCGGCGCGGAGGTCTTCAATGCTGCGTTGCGGCTGGGTCATGCTCAGCAGTGTAGGAAAGCCGCGCCGGACCCCGCTGACACCCTGCTAGTCAATTGCAAAGAGTTGTCCAACTCCGGCTCTGGTCACGGTGTGCTTTCAGTCGCTCCCGGCACCGCCGCAGACGGGGCATTCACCATGTGCGTCGCCACCCGCGCCAGCGCCGCGTACAGTTCCCGCGCGTCGTCCGGCGCGACGCCCGGCGTGTCGCGCAGCGCCGCGTTCATGCACGCCAGCCACGCCTGCGCCCGTTCCGGCGTGATCGGAAACGGCAGGTGCCGCGCCCGCAGCCGGGGATGCCCGAACCGCTCGTGGTACAGCGGTGGTCCGCCCAGGAACCCTGTCAGGAACGCCAGCTGCTTCTCGGCGGTCAGGGTCAGGTCCGCCGGGAAGATCGGACTCAGCTGCGGGTCACGGGCCACCAGGGCGTAGAAGCGGGTCACCAGCGCCGCCAGGGCGTCCGGGCCGATCCGGTCGTACAGGCTGCCGCCCGCGCTCAGTGAAAGGGGAGCCGTCATGCCCGCCAGGGTAGCGTAGCGCCGCCGGGGTTGATCAGCGCCGGCGCCACGGGCCGCTCCCGGACCGAACGGCTGGTCAGGCCGTTCGGTCCGGGGCGCGGATCATACGGATTCCGTTTGTTTCGCTAACAATCCGGAACTTCACCGGATTGCCAGCTCCACGTCCGGAACCCGCTTGACTCCCACTCGCATCCGCTCGGATTGAACGGGTTTTGCAACCCATTCAATCGGAGTCCGTATCACTTCTTCAGGACGGCGCTGGCGGGCAGGATGTAGATGGTGTCCAGGCCCCAGGGCTGCGGCTTGGCCGGGAACTGCGCGCGGCGCCACACCACGTAATTGCCGATTTCCGGGGCTTTCAGGACCGTGTTCTTGTACGGCGCGTCGGGCCACTGCAC
The DNA window shown above is from Deinococcus sp. LM3 and carries:
- a CDS encoding bifunctional 3-deoxy-7-phosphoheptulonate synthase/chorismate mutase; this encodes MTQPQRSIEDLRAEVDQINRELLGLLSRRGHVVAQIGHAKTQEGRPNHYDPAREDKQLKELESLNQGPFTGAAVKAIFKEIFKASLDLEESNDKKQLLVSRKVKSDDTVLDIDGVRIGGNSLPTIIAGPCSIESEEQMEQTAAYLAGKGIKILRGGAYKPRTSPYGFQGMGVDGLILGNRVAKQHGMLFITEVMDTRDVEIVAEYADILQVGARNMHNFALLREVGRARRPVLLKRGLSATIEEWLYAAEYILSEGNNEVILCERGIRTYEKWTRNTLDLSAVAIAKKETHLPVIVDVTHAAGRRDLLIPLAKAALAVGADGIHVEVHPSPATALSDNEQQLDFAGYDQFSEALSSMLKVPVGA
- a CDS encoding globin → MTAPLSLSAGGSLYDRIGPDALAALVTRFYALVARDPQLSPIFPADLTLTAEKQLAFLTGFLGGPPLYHERFGHPRLRARHLPFPITPERAQAWLACMNAALRDTPGVAPDDARELYAALARVATHMVNAPSAAVPGATESTP